In Triticum urartu cultivar G1812 chromosome 6, Tu2.1, whole genome shotgun sequence, the following proteins share a genomic window:
- the LOC125515149 gene encoding DNA replication licensing factor MCM5: protein MSGWDEGAVFYSDQAQFPQGDPAAADITRHSALRKFKEFLRGFTGPTGDFPYRESLVHNRDHVTVAIEDLDAFDAELADRIRKAPADYLPLFETAGSEVLASLRSKVAGETGEMEEPVTGDVQIFLSSKENCVSMRSIGADYMSKLVKIAGIAIAASRVKAKATHVTLLCKNCRSVRTVPCRPGLGGAIVPRSCDHVPQPGEEPCPLDPWIAVPDKSKYVDLQTLKLQENPEDVPTGELPRNVLLSVDRHLVQTIVPGTRLTVIGIYSVFQASGTNNQKGAVGVKQPYIRIVGLEQSRDDNTNGPSHFTLDEEMEFKEFAQRPDAYAKICSMIGPSIYGHGDVKKAIACLLFGGSKKRLPDGVRLRGDIHALLLGDPSTAKSQFLKFVEKTAPIAVYTSGKGSSAAGLTASVTRDSNSREFYLEGGAMVLADGGVVCIDEFDKMRPEDRVAIHEAMEQQTISIAKAGITTVLNSRTSVLAAANPISGRYDDLKTAQDNIDLQTTILSRFDLIFIVKDVRMYEQDKRIANHIIKVHASGAATQVNRNADTNEGENWLKRYVEYCRNTCRPRLSEKAAEMLQNKYVEIRQKMRQQSHETGRAAAIPITVRQLEAIIRLSESLAKMRLTSVATPEHIEEAFRLFNVSTVDAARSGINEHLNLSPEIANEIKQAEAQIKRRMGIGSHISERRLLDELNRMGLNESIVRRALVIMHQRDEVEYKRERHVIVRKA, encoded by the exons atgtcggGCTGGGACGAGGGCGCCGTCTTCTACAGCGACCAGGCGCAGTTCCCGCAGggcgaccccgccgccgccgacatcaCCCGCCACTCCGCCCTCCGCAAGTTCAAGGAGTTCCTCCGCGGCTTCACCGGCCCCACCGGCGACTTCCCCTACCG TGAGAGCCTCGTGCACAACCGCGACCATGTCACCGTCGCCATCGAGGACCTCGACGCCTTCGACGCCGAGCTCGCCGACAGGATCCGCAAGGCGCCCGCAGACTACCTGCCGCTG TTCGAGACGGCCGGGTCCGAGGTTCTCGCCAGCCTTAGGTCGAAGGTCGCGGGCGAGACCGGGGAGATGGAGGAGCCTGTCACCGGCGATGTGCAGATCTTCCTGTCCTCCAAGGAGAATTGCGTCTCCATGAGATCTATTGGG GCGGATTACATGTCCAAACTGGTGAAGATTGCGGGTATTGCAATTGCCGCATCGAGGGTGAAAGCCAAGGCCACTCATGTGACACTGCTCTGCAAGAACTGCAGGAGTGTGAGGACTGTGCCGTGCAGGCCAGGCCTAGGTGGGGCTATTGTCCCACGATCCTGTGATCATGTTCCTCAG CCTGGAGAAGAGCCTTGCCCCCTGGACCCCTGGATTGCAGTCCCTGACAAGAGCAAGTATGTGGATCTACAGACTCTCAAATTGCAGGAAAATCCTGAG GATGTTCCAACTGGTGAGCTTCCAAGGAATGTGCTGCTTTCTGTAGACAGACATCTTGTTCAGACAATTGTTCCAGGGACTAGATTAACTGTGATTGGCATCTACAGTGTATTCCAAGCATCCGGGACGAACAA CCAGAAAGGTGCTGTTGGAGTTAAACAGCCCTACATTAGAATCGTGGGGTTAGAGCAGTCTCGAGATGACAACACAAATGGCCCCTCACATTTCACACTCGATGAG GAAATGGAATTCAAAGAATTTGCACAGAGGCCGGATGCATATGCCAAGATTTGTTCAATGATAGGCCCTTCAATTTACGGTCATGGTGATGTCAAGAAAGCTATTGCTTGCCTTCTGTTTGGGGGATCAAAAAAG AGGCTACCAGATGGCGTCCGTTTGAGAGGGGACATTCATGCCTTGCTTTTGGGTGATCCATCCACAGCAAAATCCCAG TTTCTGAAGTTTGTAGAGAAGACAGCACCAATTGCAGTCTATACCTCTGGAAAAGGTTCATCTGCAGCTGGTCTTACAGCATCTGTAACCCGGGATAGTAACTCG CGTGAGTTTTATTTGGAAGGAGGAGCCATGGTATTGGCTGATGGTGGAGTAGTTTGTATTGATGAATTTGACAAAATGAGGCCTGAAGACAG AGTTGCAATTCATGAGGCCATGGAGCAGCAGACAATATCTATTGCCAAGGCTGGCATTACAACAGTACTTAATTCAAGGACCTCAGTTCTTGCAGCTGCCAATCCAATTTCAGGGCGTTATGATGACCTTAAG ACTGCACAAGATAACATAGACCTGCAGACAACAATCCTTTCTCGATTTGATCTAATCTTCATAGTTAAAGATGTCAGAATGTATGAGCAAGATAAG CGAATAGCAAACCACATCATTAAGGTGCATGCCAGTGGTGCTGCAACTCAAGTAAACAGGAACGCAGATACCAATGAAGGAGAGAATTGGCTGAAAAG GTACGTTGAGTACTGCCGCAACACATGTAGACCACGACTCTCAGAAAAAGCAGCAGAGATGCTGCAGAACAAATACGTTGAGATCAGACAG AAAATGAGACAACAATCCCATGAGACAGGAAGAGCTGCAGCCATACCCATCACTGTGAGGCAGCTTGAAGCTATTATACGGTTGAGCGAATCTCTTGCAAAGATGAGATT GACTAGTGTGGCTACGCCAGAGCACATCGAAGAGGCATTTAGACTGTTCAACGTCTCCACTGTGGACGCCGCAAGATCTGGAATCAACGAGCATCTGAACTTGTCACCGGAGATCGCAAACGAAATCAAG CAAGCAGAAGCGCAGATAAAGAGAAGGATGGGAATCGGGAGCCACATATCCGAACGTCGGCTGCTTGATGAACTGAACCGGATGGGGTTGAATGAATCCATT GTGAGAAGAGCCCTTGTGATCATGCACCAGAGGGACGAAGTGGAGTACAAGAGGGAGCGCCATGTGATTGTCCGCAAGGCTTGA